One Halobacterium wangiae genomic window, GCTCATCACGCTCGGCGACTACGTCGCGAAGGGGACCCTGGCGCTGTTCGGCGTCGAGATGACGGGCGCGTGGCTGGAGACCGAGGAGGACGTCATCGAGACGCGCGCCCAGCTCCGCAGCCGCGTTGAGGACGTCCTCGAGGAGGGCGAACTCAGCCAGGAGCGCCTCAACGAGGTCCTCGGCGCGCTGGAGGCGGGCACCACGACCGTCGACGAGGTGATGGTCGACGTCGACAACGTCGTCTTCCTCTCGACGGCCGCCTCCATAGAGGAGAACGTGGACGTCCTCGAGTCGACACACCACACCCGCTACCCGCTGGTCGGCGAGGACCCCGAGGAGCTGGAGGGCGTCGTCTACGTTCCGTCCGTTATCGAGCACCTCGACGACATCCGCGCCGGCGAGATGGACCTCGAAGCACTCGCGGCGCCACCGATGACGGTCACCGCCGACGCGACGGTCAGCGACGCCGTCGACCAGTTCCAGGTCGAACACCAGGAGCTCGCGCTCGTCTTCTCGGCGGGGAACGTGGTCGGGCTGTTGACCGCGACGGACGCCTTCGAGGCGGTGATGGGGGAACTGGAGGACCCGCTCGACGAGGCGGTCGACGACGAGGACGTGGACAGCAGCCGACTGGACGACGGCCTGGGTGACGCCACGGGCGTCGACGACTGACGCCGCGGTTCTCAGGCGCGAGCGAGTCGCCGGGCCGCACTACCTGCGGCCCCCACGAGCAGGTAGACGCCGAGGACGACCCACCCGAGGTCGAGGAGGAGGTTCAGGGGCGTGTACCCCCAGCCACTCAGCGCGCCGCCGAGGACGGTCGTCCAGCCGTGGGCGCCAGTGAGTAGCGAGAGGAGGCCGACGGCGGCGACGACACTCTCCCGCCACAGCGTCAGTCCGACGAACAGCGGCGTCTCCGGGGTCGTCGGCCTGGTCTCTGTGCCGTGCACGTCGCTGGAGGGCGAGTCGGACATGGCCGGAACTGCGTGCAGAACGAACTAAACTATTCGGGGTCGCGGTCGGCGCCGCTGCCGAGTCGCATCTCGCCGGTCGCGCGGATGACGCCGTCCACTTCGGCGTCCTCGTGGATCTCGACGTCGCGGCCGGAGACGTCGCCGAGGACGACGGCGTCGTCCTCGACGGTGACGTCGCCGTCGCGGGTGGTCACGTCGCCGTGGATCTTCGTCCCGGGGCCGACGACCACCTCGTCCTGGGCGCGCAGGCTGCCGAAGATGTTGTTGTCGCGGCCGACGTCGATGGCGGTGGCGCGGATGTTGCCGTGGAGCCGGCAGTCGTCGCCGATGGTGGCGGGCGTCGAGACGCGCCAGGCGTCGTCGGAGACGCTCGCCGAGCGGGGGATGCGCAGTGGGTCGAGGTCGCCGTCCGTGGCGAGTTCGTCGACCAGCTCTTGGGCCTGCTCCTCCTCGCCGAGTCGGAGCAGGTGGGTGAGGTACATCACGAAGAACGTGATCGTCGGCATCGGGTTGCGGATGACGATCCAGCCCGAGGCCTCGAACCCCTCCTCGATGTCCACGTCGTCGCCGATGTCCAGGTCGCCGCCGACGACGAGGCGGCCCGTGATGTGGGCTCGCTCGCCGAGGTAGGCGTCCTGGCCCGCGAGGACGTTGCCGTCGACCTCGCACCACATGTCGAGTCGGCAGTCGGCCTCCGCCTCGATGTCGCCGTCGACGGAGACGCGTTCGCCCGCGACGACGTTCCGGCCGCGAACCCCGAGTTCCACCGCCGACTGACCGCCGACGAGTACGTCGCCGTCGGTGACCAGGTCGTGTTCCTCGACGGTGGTACCGTCGGGGACGACGAGTTCGTCGATCGGGTTCGTGCCGAGCACACGCGCCCCGAGTTTCCGCACGGCAATAAACCCCGCGAGAACGCAAGCCGGCCGTCAGACGCCGGCCCGCCCCGCGGACGGCGGACTTTTGTCCACCCGCCCGATAGCGTACGGCATGACGACCCTCTCGTTCGAGGACGACGGCGTCGACGTCGTCTACGACGGAACGGAGTTCCACATGGAGAAGGAACTCATCGAGGACGCGACCCAGAAGAACTACCACGACGTCACCGACCACGAGGTGCTCAAACTGGTCGAGAAGAACCCGTCGCTGTCGGGCGAACCGCGCCGTATCGGCGACATCGTGGACTGACCGCGACCCACACGATGACAACGTTTACGTCCGTCGCCCGGAACGTTCCACCATGAGCGCTGCCCGCGACGAGTTCGACCACCCGTCCTGGTCGACGGCACTCGCCACGTTCCTCAGCTACGGCCTCATCCTGCTGGTGATGACAGTCCTGCTGTTCCTCGTGCCCTACGGCATCTTCCGGTTCCTGTAACCGCAGCTCCTCCGCGTTCGATGGGCTGGACTCGTTGGACAGTACGTCTGTGAGTACACGCCGTCGGAGCCTGAAGACATATACCGCTCCTGCAGGCATACTGACGTGAATGTCGCGGCAGGCCCTCCAAGTGCTCGCTGTCACGGCCCTCCTCGCCCTCGCAGGGTGTACGACCGGCGGCCAGACGGCGACGACCACCACGACCCCATCGAGTACAACCACGGCGACGCCGACGACGGTCCAGACGACGGTTCCGCAGGCGGACCGCGTCCCGTTCTCGCTGGAGAACGAGGACGACGAGAGCCATACCGTACACCTCGTCGTCAGTAACGGGTCAGAGGCGGTCTACAACGACACCGTCACGATAGCCCCCGGAACCCAACGACCCGTCACGAACCTCACTGGACAGGGGACGACCTACCACGTCGTGGCGACGATGGACGGCGCCGCCTTCGAGCGGAACGTCACCCTCAAGCCGGGACTCCTGGAGAGCGGTGTCGCAGTCAACGAGTCCGGGGCGTTCGAGTACACTTACCTGGTCAACTAGCTCCCGTGTCGACCGACCGTTCTACACCGCCTACCAATTCCCGAAACTCGACTCCACCGCTACGTACCGCCAGACGCCCCTCCCCACTCCTGGTTTGGCAGACATTAACAATCAGGAGCGCGTAGCACAACAGGTTGTGGCCACGGACGACACCGACCTCAGCGACTACGGGGCGTTCCGGGACGCTCGCGGGCACGCCCACCCGGACGCGGCGGCGTACGCGGACCTCGCCGCGGAACTCCGGCGCGCCGTGGACGGCGAGGTACGATTCGACGAGTACGCCCAGGTGCTGTACGCGACGGACGGCAGCATCTACAGCGCGCGGCCCGCGGGCGTCGTGCTCCCGAGGCACGCCGCGGACGTCCAGCGAGCAGTCCGCGTCGCCGCCGATCACGACGTGCCGGTGCTCCCGCGGGGGGCCGGGTCGTCGCTCGCCGGGCAGGCCGTCGGCGAAGGCTGCGTGGTAGTGGACACGAGCAAGTACATGGACGACGTCGTCGACGTGGACCCCGAATCGCAGCGGGCGACCGTCCAGCCCGGGGTCGTACAGGACCACCTGGACGCCCGCCTCGCCGACCACGGCCTCAAGTTCGCGCCCGACCCGGCGTCGTCGAACCGCGCGACCATCGGCGGCGGCATCGGGAACAACTCCACGGGCGCCCACTCCGTCCGCTACGGCATCACGGACGCCTACGTCGAGGAACTCGACGTGGTGCTCGCCGACGGCTCGCGCCTCCACGCCCGAGAGGTCGTCCTCGACTCGCCGGAGTGGGACGCCATCGTCGCGAAGGACGACCGCGAGGCCGACGTCTACCGGACGGTCCGCCGCCTCGTCGAGGAGAACGCCGCGGAGATAGCCGAGCGCTACCCCGAACTGAAACGCTGCGTCTCCGGGTACAACCTCCAGAAAGTCGTCTACGAGACCGACGACGGCGAGCGGGCGATCAACCTCGCGAAACTAGTCGTCGGCGCCGAGGGGACCCTCGGAGTCGTCGTGGAAGCCACCCTCGACCTCGTCACCGTCCCGGAGGAGACGGCGGTGGCGCTGTACTGCTTCCCCGACCTCGTGAGCGCGATGGAGGCCGTCCCGGTCGCTCTCGACCACGACCCGAGCGCGGTCGAACTGATGGACGAGGAGGTGTTCCGCCTCGCGGCCGACTCCGCGGAGTACGCCGCCTACGTAGAGCCGATACCCGAGGACTGCGCCGCCGCACTGATGGTCGAGTTCGACTCGGAAGTGCAGGCCGACCTCCGGGTCGCCGTCGACGCGACCACCCGCGAATTCGTCGACGGCGGCGCCGCCTTCGACGCGCTGGAGGCGTTCGACCCGGACGCACAGGCCGACCTGTGGAAACTCAGGAAGGCCGCCATCCCCCTGTTGATGAGCCTCGAGGGCGACCCGAAGCCGTACCCGTTCATCGAGGACGCCTCCGTCCCGCCCGCGGAACTCGCCGACTACGTCCGGGAGTTCCAGGCGGTGCTCGACGACCACGGCACGTCGGCGGCGTACTTCGCGCACGCCGGCGCCGGGACCCTCCACGTCCGCCCGATTCTGAACCTCAAGGATGGCGACGGCGTCGAGACGATGCGCGCCATCACCGAGGACGTCACCGACCTCGTGCTCGACCACGGCGGCGCGTTCTCCGGCGAGCACGGTGACGGCCTCGCGCGCACCGAGTTCAACCCGAAGATGTACGGCCCTGACCTCTGGGCGGCGTTCAAGGACCTCAAGACGGCGTTCGACCCGGACTGGCTGTTGAACCCGGGGAAGGTCGTCTACCGCGACGAGGGCGACGTGCCCGACCCCGGGCACCTCCGCGACGGCGAACCAGCGGACGTCCGCGAACGACTCCGCTACGGGCCCGACTACCAGTCCGTCGAGCCGCAGACGACGCTCGACTTCTCCGAGGACGGCGGGTTCGGCCACCTCGTCGAACTGTGCAACGGCTGCGGGACGTGCCGGCAGACCGACTCGGACGTGATGTGTCCGACCTACCGCGCGTCCCGCGACGAGATCGAGACGACGCGGGGGCGCGCGAACCTCCTGCGGGCCGCCATCTCGGGGGACCTCCCCGAGGACGAACTGTACACCGAGCGCTTCCAGGAGGAGGTGCTCGACCTCTGTGTCGGCTGCAAGGGCTGTGCGAGCGACTGTCCGACGGGCGTCGACCTCGCGAAGCTGAAGGCCGAGGCGAAACACCAGTACCACGAGCGCGAGGGTTCCGGCCTGCGCGAGCGCCTGTTCGCGGACGTCCACCGGCTCTCCGCGTGGGGGAGTCGACTCGCGCCGCTCTCGAACTGGGCGACCGACCTCCCCGGAGCGGACTGGCTCGCCGACCGGACGCTCGGCATCGCCCCAGAGCGCGACCTCCCGACGTTCCGGGCCACGACGTTCACCGACTGGTTCGACGCCCGGGCGAGCCAGCCACCTACGGACCCCGTGGACCGCGTCCTCCTCGTCCCCGACACGTTCACCGAGTTCACCAACCCCGAGGTCGGGAAGGCGGCGGTGCGCGTGCTGGAGGCCGCGAACGTCCACGTCGACGTGGCCGAGTCCCGACCGTCGGGCCGCCCGGCGTACTCGCTGGGCTTCCTCGACCGTGCCCGCGAGCGCGCCGGGGCCACCGTCGACGTGCTCGCTCCCGCCGTCGAATCCGGCTGGACACCCGTGTTCGTGGAACCGGCAGATGCCGTGATGGTCCAGGACGAGTACCGGGATCTGCTCGGCGAGGCGCCAGGCGCCTCGGAATCAGCGAGCGGTGAGCGAAGCGACTCGCGAGCCGACGGGCAGACGGTCGACCGCGTCGCCGACGCCACACTCGGCGTCATGGAGTACCTCGACCGCGAACGTGTAGGCGAGCGCCTCGAGTTCGCCGCGGGCGAGGAGTCCCTCGCCTACCACGGCCACTGCAACCAGAAGGCCGTCGGGACGGACCACCACGCGGTCGGCGTGTTGCGTCGGGCGGGGTACGCCGTCGACCCCGTGGACGCGACGTGCTGCGGGATGGCCGGGAGCTTCGGCTACGAGGCCGAACACTACGACCTCTCGCAGGCCATCGCCGACGACCTCGTCGAGAAGCTCGGAGCGAGCGACAGCGACACCGTCGTCGCACCGGGCACGTCCTGCCGGACGCAACTGGGGGATCGCGCGGACGCGGGCCGGCCGCACCACCCCATCGAGAAGGTAGCCGCGGCGCTGGAAGGCCGAAAGAGACCGTAGAGGTGCGGGGATTACGCGAACGTCCGGGACGGCTCGGCGGTCGTCGCCTCGGAGTCCTGTTCGAGTTTGTCGCGGGCGTTCCGGAAGTCCGCCATCGTGATCTGCTTGCGGTCGTCGCGGATGGCGAACATGCCGGCCTCCGTGCAGATGGCCTTCACGTCCGCGCCCGAGAGGTCGTCGGTGTCCGCCGCGAGTTCGGCGAAGTCGACGTCGTCGGCGACGTTCATCTCGCGGGTGTGGATGCGGAAGATCTTCTCGCGGCCCTCGACGTTCGGGTTCGGCACCTCGATGAGGCGGTCGAAGCGGCCCGGGCGGAGGATGGCGCGGTCGAGCATGTCGAAGCGGTTGGTGGCGGCGATGATGCGGATGTCGCCGCGCTCGTCGAAGCCGTCCATCTCGGAGAGGAGCTGCATCATCGTGCGCTGGACCTCGGCGTCACCGCTGGTCTTCGAGTCCGTGCGCTTGGACGCGATGGCGTCGATTTCGTCGATGAAGACGACGGCCGGCTCGTGGTCGCGGGCGACCTGGAACATGTCGCGGACGAGTTTCGCGCCCTCGCCGATGAACTTGTGGACGAGTTCGCTACCGGCCATCTTGATGAACGTCGCGTCGGTCTGGGCGGCGACGGCCTTCGCCATCAGCGTCTTCCCGGTACCCGGTGGGCCGTGGAGCAGCACGCCGCTCGGCGGGTTGATACCGACAGTCTCGAACAGTTCGGGGTCGCGCATCGGGAGTTCGACCGTCTCGCGGACCTCACGGAGCTGCTCGTCGAGGCCGCCGACGTCCTCGTAGCCGACGTCGGGGGACTCCTCGACCTCCATCACGCGAGCGCGGACGTCGGCCTCGTCGTCGAGGCGTTCGACGACGGACAGCGAGTTGTTGACCGCGACGCGGGCGCCCGGCTCGAGGTCCTCCCGGAGCGAATCGGTGACCTCGGTGAGGGCTTCCTGGTTGTTGCCGTGCTGCTTGATGACGACGCCGTCGTCGTTGAGTTCCTGGACCGTGGCGACGAACAGCGGCGACTGCTTGAGCTTCTTGTTCTCGTGGGTGAGCCGTTCCAGCTTCTGCTGGTACTTGTTGTTCTCGGCGTTGGCGTCGAGGAGCCGGTCCCGCATCTCCTCGTTCTCGTCTTCGAGGTCCGAGAGCCGCTCCTCGAGCGCCTCGATCTTCTCCTGCTGCGAGGCGCTCTCCTCGTAGGGCAACTCGGCGTCCTCAACGGTCTCGGTCATCACGATTCGGTAAGGCGCTGGTTCATAAGAGGCTTCGGGTGGTCGAACTCTCCCACCACTCGAATTACTGCAATGCATTTTCGATAGCGAAACCATTATCTAAGTGCATTCAGTAGGGGTGGGTATGAGCGCCACCGCAATCGACGCCGACACGGTCGAAGCTCTCGAAGACCTGCCACCGAGCGCGAAGCTCGTCGCCAAGGTCCTGGAGTACAACGACACCCTCACCCAGAGCCAACTCGCCGAGGAGACGCTGCTGCCGGCCCGCACCGTCCGCTACGCGCTCACCCGTCTCGAAGAGCAGGACGTCGTCGAGTCCCGCTTCTCCTTCTCGGACGCCCGCAAGCGCATCTACACGCTCGCCTGACGACGACGCCGCTCGCCTGACGACGACGCACCCGCCACGCCCGTCCCGTCTCGCTGTGTCTGTCGCCGTCCGGTGGCTCCCGCGCGTACTGTCCTCCGCCTCGACTCCTCGGAGCCGGTCTGCGGTCGCCCGAAGCGCCGAAGCTTTATCCGACGTACCGCTACATCTTCACAGCAAATGGTTCGCGTCATCCACACGGGGGACACACATCTCGGGTACCGCCAGTACCACTCCCCCGAGCGCCGCGAGGACTTCCTCGAGGCCTTCCGGTCGGTCGTCGACGACGCCGTCGAAGCTGACGTCGACGCCGTCGTCCACGCGGGCGACCTTTACCACGACCGGCGGCCAGGCCTCCGGGACATCCTCGGTACCATCTCCGTCCTCCGACCGCTCCGCGAGAACGACATCCCGTTCCTCGCCATCGTCGGCAACCACGAGGGGACCCGCGACGCCCAGTGGCTCGACCTCTTCGAGACGCTGGGGCTGGCCGAACGCCTCGACGAGACCGGCCGACGGGTCGGCGACACCGTCTTCTACGGCCTCGACTACGTCCCCGAGTCCAGACGTCCGGACCTCGACTACGAGTTCGAGGAACCGGACGCCGACAACACCGCGCTCGTCTCCCACGGCCTCTTCACGCCGTTCGCACACGCCAACTGGGACCTCGACGAGGTGCTCGACGAGTCGAACGTCGACTTCGACGCGGTGCTCCTCGGCGACAACCACGCCGCCGACACCGCGCAGGTCGAGGACACCTGGGTCACCTACTGCGGGTCCACCGAGCGCGCCAGCGCGAGCGAGCGCGACCCCCGCGGCTACAACCTCATCGAGTTCGACAGAGAGGTGACCATCTCCCGGAAGGGCCTGGACACCCGCGACTTCGTCTTCGTGGACGTCGACCTCGGCTCCGAGGACGGCACGGCCTACGTGCGCGAACGAGTGAGAGAGCACGACGTCGAGGACGCCGTCGTCGTAGTCACCGTGGAGGGCGACGGCGAGACGGTGACACCCGCTGAGGTCGAGCGCTTCGGCGACGAGCAGGGCGCACTGATCACGCGCGTCAACGACCGCCGGGAGGTCGAGACGGAGACCGACGTGGAGGTGTCGTTCGCCGACCCCGACAACGCCGTCAGGGAGCGCGTCCGCGAGATGGGGCTCAGCGAGGCGGGTCTCGACGTCGACGACGCGGTCCGCGACCTCGAACTGGCTGACTCGAACGTCCGCGACCGCGTGCGAGAGCGCGTCGAAGCGGTCCTGGACGGTGACGAGGAGGCGGCAGGGACGACCACAGACGCCGAGGAACCGGAAGTGCCCGAAGAGCCGGGCGAACAGGCGCAGGCGACGACCATGGAGGAGTTCCAGTGAGGTTCACCCGCGTCTCCCTCCGGAACTTCAAGTGCTACGAGGACGCGGACGTCCACCTCGACCCCGGCGTAACTGTCATCCACGGGCTCAACGGCAGCGGGAAGTCGAGCCTGCTGGAGGCCTGCTTCTTCGCGCTGTACGGCGCGACGGCCCTCGACAAGACCCTCGAGGAGATCGTCACCATCGGCGCCGAGGAGGCGGAGATCGACCTCTGGTTCACGCACGCGGGCGACGACTTCCACATCTACCGGCGCGTCCGGAACACCGGCGAGCGCGCGTCGACGCCCGACTGTACGCTCGAGACGCCGTCGGGGAGCATCGACGGCGTGACGGACGTGGAGGCGTACGTCACCGACCTCCTGCGGATGGACGCGGAGGCGTTCGTCAACTGCGCGTACGTCCGCCAGGGCGAGGTGAACAAGCTCATCAACGCCTCCGCGAGCACCCGCCAGGCGATGCTCGACGACCTCCTCCAGCTCGGGAAACTCGAGGACTACCGCCAGCGCGCCGGCGACGCCAGACTCGGCGTCGAGGACGTCAAGAGCACCGTCGAGGGGAGACTCCAGGGCCTGGACGAGCAGATCGAGACCAAGGAGGCCGAGGACCCCCACGAGACGCTCGCCAGCCTGAAGTCCGAACTGGCGGACGTCACCGACGACGTCGAGCGCTACGAGGACCAGCGCGACAGCGCCCGGGAGACCCTCGAAGACGCCGAGGACGTCCTCGAACGCTTCGAGGAGAAACGCGAGGAACTCGACGACGTCACGGGGACCATCTCGGACCTCCGTGAGTCCATCGCGGAGACCGAGTCCGACCGCGAGGACCTCGCCGAGCAGACGGCCGAGCACCGCGAGCGCGCCGCCGAACTGGACGACGAGGCCACCGAACTCCTCGCCGAGACGGACCTCGCGGACGCCGACGTCGAGGCGGTCGAAGCGAGACGCGACGACCTCGTCGACGAGCGCGAGGCCGTCACCGAGCAGATATCCGAGGTGGCGCCCGCGGTGTCGAAGCTCCAGACCGAGGCGGACAACGCCGCGGACCGCGCTGACGACCTCGAGGAGCGCGCGGAATCGGCCCGCGAGGACGCCGCGGAATTGGACGAGGAGGCGGAGGCGGCCGAGGAAGCGCGCGAGGACGCCGAGGAACGAATCGCGGAACTGAACGAGTCCATCGAGGACGCGAAAGCCGCCTTCGAGGACGCGCCCGTGGCCTTCGGTGAAGCCGAGCGCCACCTCGAGTCGCTCGAAGCGGACCTCGAGGACCTGCGGGAGCGCCGCGAGGACGTCGGCGGCGACCTGCAGTCCGCGCGGGACCGCGTCGCGGAGGCCGAGGAGCTACTGGACGCGGGGAAGTGTCCGGAGTGCGGTCAGCCGGTCGACGGGTCGCCGCACGTCGACGGCGTCGAGGAGTACCGCGAGCGCGTCGCCGACCTCGAGGCCGAACTCGACGCCGTCGACGAGGACGTCGAGGACGTCCAGGCTCGCATCGAGCGCGCCGAGGCGCTCGTCGAGCGCGAACGCGACGTCGGCGACCACGAGCAGAACCGCGAACTCGCCGTCGAACGCCGCGAGGACCGCGCCGAGGCCGTCGACGAGGCGCGCTCGGCGGCCGAGTCCAAGCGCGAGCAGGCCGACGAACTCGCCGACGAGGCGGCGACGGCCCGGGAAGAGGCCGAGGCGAAACGCGAAGCGGCCGACGACAGACGCGAGGAACTCGCGGACCTGAACGCGCGCCAGAGCGACCTGAAGGAGCGCGTCGAGCGCCTCGGCGACCTGGCGGACGTGCTCGCGGACGCCGCGGACCACCGCACGGAGGCCGAGCGCCTCGCAGAGAAGCGTACGGACCTCGCCGACCGCAACGAGGAGCGCCGCGAGCGCCTCGACGACCTCCGGGAGCGCAAGCGCACCCTCGAGAGCGAGTTCGACGAGGACCGAATCGAGCAGGCGAGAGCCGACAAGGACCGCGCCGCGGACTACCTCGAGAAGGTCGAGCCCCGGCTGGAGAAACTGTACGAGGACCGCGACGAGCTACAGGGACAGATCGGCGCCGCGGAGAACGCCATCGAGGAACTGGAGGCGCTCCGCGAGCAGCGCGAGGCCGTCGCCGAGCGCCACACGGAACTCAAGGACCTCCACGACGAGGTGTCCGACCTGGAGGCGATGTACGGCGACCTGCGCGCGGAACTCCGCCAGCAGAACGTCACGAAGCTCGAACGCCTCCTCAACGAGACGTTCGAACTCGTCTACCAGAACGACTCCTACGCGCGCATCGAACTCTCCGGGGACTACGAGCTGACGGTGTACCAGAAGGACGGCGAGGCGCTCGAACCCGACCAGCTCTCCGGCGGGGAGCGCGCGCTGTTCAACCTCAGCCTGCGGTGTGCCATCTACCGGCTGCTCGCGGAGGGTATCGAGGGGGAGGCGCCGCTGCCGTCGCTCATCCTCGACGAACCCACCGTCTTCCTCGACTCCGGCCACGTCTCCCAGCTCGTGGAACTCGTCGAGTCGATGCGTCGGCTCGGCGTCGAACAGATCGTCGTGGTGAGCCACGACGACGAACTCGTGGACGCCGCCGACGACGTGGTCCGCGTCGAGAAGGACGCCACGTCGAACCGCTCGCGCGTGGTGCGCGACGAAGCGGGGCTGCTCGCGGACTGACAGGTCCGATCGGGACAGTCAGTCACTACCCGCGTCGGTTCGTGTTGGGTACCAGATTGGTAACAGAAGTTTTCTCTACCCCGACTACAGAGGAGGTGCTATGTCAGCGGTGTCAGAGCTGCACACATTCGCCGGAGGACTGGGCGTTGTTGGCGCGTCGCTGCTCGTAGCCGGGGCAGTGACGTCCGCGTCCCCCGTGTGGGGGCTCGGGGTTGGCTCGTCAGCGGTCGCACTCGCCGTCTTCGCCGGGTCGCGTGGGTTCGTCCCCGCCTAGTCCTCGCGGAGTACATCGACGCCGCGCTCGCCGGCGTCGGTGAGTGCGTAGCCGCGTTCGCCGCCGACGGTCGCCTCCTCGACGAGGCCGGCGGCCCGGAACTCCGTGAGGGAGCCGACCATGTCGCTCTCGCAGACGTCGTAGGCGGCGAGCATCTCGCGGGCGGCCAGCGGGCCGCGGTCCGCCAGGTCGACGAGCAGACCGAGGTGCCAGTCGGCGTGGCAGGCGCGGACTACCTGCCGGGCCTCTGCCGAGACGGCGGTGGCGAGGGCGTCCAGGGGGGACTCGCCGCTCGCCGGTTCGAGGTCGTCGTTCGGGAGGTGGCGGCGCTCGCCGGTCGCCGGGTCGCGGACGAGGCTGCTGTCGCCGCTCTCCTTGAGCAGGACGTAGATCGCTCCCTCGTCGTCGCGGACCGTGCGCATGCCTCGAAGCAGTAACTCCGCGGCGTTAGGAGTTGCGTTCGCTCGCGCTCTCCCGCCCGGTCACTCCTCGCGGGTGTAGACACGGTACTTGTAGTAGCCGTAGAGACCGAGAATGACGCCCGCGGCGAGGAGGCTCCCACCGGTGTCCCACTGGTTGCGGAAGACCGCGAGCATCGCGCCGACACTGCCCGCCATCAGCGCGACGTTGAAGACGAGGACGAGCAGCCAGAACTGCCGCTGGAGGCGCGGGTCGGCGTCGGACTCGTCCGGGACGTCGACGGAGGGCGCGAGCTCTCGCTCGGCCTCGGACTCCTCGTTCCCGAACAGGTCGTCTAACACGCGAGAAAATCCGGGATGGCGGTGGAAAAGCGTTGCCTCTCAGAGTGCGTCGCCTAGCGACACCAC contains:
- the rad50 gene encoding DNA double-strand break repair ATPase Rad50 — translated: MRFTRVSLRNFKCYEDADVHLDPGVTVIHGLNGSGKSSLLEACFFALYGATALDKTLEEIVTIGAEEAEIDLWFTHAGDDFHIYRRVRNTGERASTPDCTLETPSGSIDGVTDVEAYVTDLLRMDAEAFVNCAYVRQGEVNKLINASASTRQAMLDDLLQLGKLEDYRQRAGDARLGVEDVKSTVEGRLQGLDEQIETKEAEDPHETLASLKSELADVTDDVERYEDQRDSARETLEDAEDVLERFEEKREELDDVTGTISDLRESIAETESDREDLAEQTAEHRERAAELDDEATELLAETDLADADVEAVEARRDDLVDEREAVTEQISEVAPAVSKLQTEADNAADRADDLEERAESAREDAAELDEEAEAAEEAREDAEERIAELNESIEDAKAAFEDAPVAFGEAERHLESLEADLEDLRERREDVGGDLQSARDRVAEAEELLDAGKCPECGQPVDGSPHVDGVEEYRERVADLEAELDAVDEDVEDVQARIERAEALVERERDVGDHEQNRELAVERREDRAEAVDEARSAAESKREQADELADEAATAREEAEAKREAADDRREELADLNARQSDLKERVERLGDLADVLADAADHRTEAERLAEKRTDLADRNEERRERLDDLRERKRTLESEFDEDRIEQARADKDRAADYLEKVEPRLEKLYEDRDELQGQIGAAENAIEELEALREQREAVAERHTELKDLHDEVSDLEAMYGDLRAELRQQNVTKLERLLNETFELVYQNDSYARIELSGDYELTVYQKDGEALEPDQLSGGERALFNLSLRCAIYRLLAEGIEGEAPLPSLILDEPTVFLDSGHVSQLVELVESMRRLGVEQIVVVSHDDELVDAADDVVRVEKDATSNRSRVVRDEAGLLAD
- a CDS encoding DUF7346 family protein → MRTVRDDEGAIYVLLKESGDSSLVRDPATGERRHLPNDDLEPASGESPLDALATAVSAEARQVVRACHADWHLGLLVDLADRGPLAAREMLAAYDVCESDMVGSLTEFRAAGLVEEATVGGERGYALTDAGERGVDVLRED
- a CDS encoding DUF7322 domain-containing protein, which produces MLDDLFGNEESEAERELAPSVDVPDESDADPRLQRQFWLLVLVFNVALMAGSVGAMLAVFRNQWDTGGSLLAAGVILGLYGYYKYRVYTREE